The Acetobacter oryzifermentans genomic interval CCCTCTCTGCTGCGCGCTCTTTTGGGCAGTGCAGCCATTCTGACCATGGGAGGAACCGCCGCCAAGGCAGCGGAACCCGTATTACAGACCGAGCAGAGTGACGTTATTACCCTGCCAGCTTACTCCCCCCACACCATTTTGGTGGAAGATGCGGTTTACACCCACAACAAGGATGGCCGCGTTTATGTAGTGGATGCCGATTCCGGCAAACTGCTGGGCATGGTGCAGGCCGCCTATAACGCCAACATGGCGCTTACGCCCGATGCCAAGCGCATTTATGTGGCAGAAACCACATGGGAACGCGGCAACCGTGGCGCACGGAACGATCTGCTGGCTGAATATGATGCCAACACGCTTAAGATCACATCCGATGAAAAACTGCCCGCCCGCGCACTGGTTACGCCTAAAAAGAACGACTTCGCGCTGAATGCCGATGGCTCTCGTTCCTACGTGTATCAGATGAGCCCCAGCAACGCCGTGGAAGTGGTGGACAACACCGCCCATAAGGTGACGCAAACGGTAGAAATTCCCGGTTGCGCGCTGGTGTATCCGTGGGGCAACGCTGGCTTTTCCTCCCTATGTGCAGATGGCACGCTGGCCAATGTTAGCCTTGGGGCAGATGGCAAGGTGGGCATGATGCACACCGCACCGTTCTTTGAACCCGATAAGGACGGTATTTTTGAACAAAGCCCCACTGTTGCGGCAGATGGCACGGCTTACTTCATCAGCTACAGCGGCATGGTGTACCCCACTAAAATGGGGGAAAACAGCACGGTAGAAAAACCGTGGTCCTTGCAGGAAGGCGCGGGAATGAAAGCCGCCCCCGATTCCTCCAAGCCGTTTGAAGTAACATGGCGGCCCGGTGGCTGGCAGATTGCCGCACTGCACAAGGCATCTCACCAGATGTATGTGCTGATGCACAAAGGCACGTTCTGGACACATAAGGATAACGGCACGGAAGTGTGGGTGTTTGATACGCAAACCCACAAGCGCATCCGCCGCTATCCGCTTAAAGTGGCCAGCAACCTTGTAGGTGTTACGCAGGACGCACACCCGCTGATGTTCACTGCCAATGAAGATAATGGTGATTTCTTTGTTTCTGATGCGCTTACAGGCAAGCCCCTGCGCACCATAAAGGCCCTTGGCACATCCCTTATCTTTACGGTTGCGCCGGGTGAAGGATGAGCCTGCTGGCTGAAACAGCCCCGCTTGCGGCCCTGTGCGCAGGGGGCATTGGCACCATGTTTTTGGTGGCTGGTGTTTCCAAATTGCGTGGGCATGATGCGTTTTTAGGCACGCTGGCCTCTTACCGGCTTTTGCCCTCATGGTCATACGAAGGTGTGGCATGGGGCTTGGCTGGGGCAGAGGTTCTGACTGGTCTGGCGCTGTTTTCCGGCTTTGC includes:
- a CDS encoding amine dehydrogenase large subunit, with protein sequence MSLQKVRPSLLRALLGSAAILTMGGTAAKAAEPVLQTEQSDVITLPAYSPHTILVEDAVYTHNKDGRVYVVDADSGKLLGMVQAAYNANMALTPDAKRIYVAETTWERGNRGARNDLLAEYDANTLKITSDEKLPARALVTPKKNDFALNADGSRSYVYQMSPSNAVEVVDNTAHKVTQTVEIPGCALVYPWGNAGFSSLCADGTLANVSLGADGKVGMMHTAPFFEPDKDGIFEQSPTVAADGTAYFISYSGMVYPTKMGENSTVEKPWSLQEGAGMKAAPDSSKPFEVTWRPGGWQIAALHKASHQMYVLMHKGTFWTHKDNGTEVWVFDTQTHKRIRRYPLKVASNLVGVTQDAHPLMFTANEDNGDFFVSDALTGKPLRTIKALGTSLIFTVAPGEG